The following are encoded together in the Juglans microcarpa x Juglans regia isolate MS1-56 chromosome 2D, Jm3101_v1.0, whole genome shotgun sequence genome:
- the LOC121249078 gene encoding omega-hydroxypalmitate O-feruloyl transferase — translation MENSNGNVLKLSVKQGEPTLVPPAEETEKGLYFLSNLDQNIAVIVRTIYYFRSDEKGNDKAGEVIRNALKMVLVYYYPLAGRLTISSEGKLIVDCTGEGAVFVEAEANCTMKEIGDITKPHPETLGKLVYDIPGAKNILEIPPLVAQVTKFKCGGFVLGLCMNHCMFDGIGAMEFVNSWGETARGLPLSVPPFLDRSTLKARNPPKIEYLHQEFAEVEDKSCTADIHSEETLYKSFCFDPEKLHQLKMKAMENGVVDRCTTFEALSAFVWKARTKALKFLPDQETKLLFAVDGRRKFNPPLPKGYFGNGFVLTNSMCRSGELLEKPLSFAVGRVKDAIKMITDDYMRSAIDYFEVTRVRPSLASTLLITTWSRLSFHTTDFGWGEPVLSGPVALPEKEVILFLSHGKERKSINVLLGLPTSAMKIFEQLVQI, via the exons ATGGAGAACTCTAATGGCAATGTTCTTAAACTTAGTGTGAAGCAAGGAGAGCCAACTTTGGTTCCTCCTGCAGAGGAAACAGAGAAGGGTCTATATTTTCTCTCCAACCTTGATCAGAACATTGCGGTGATTGTTCGTACCATCTATTACTTCAGGTCAGATGAGAAGGGGAATGACAAGGCTGGGGAAGTGATCAGGAATGCCTTGAAAATGGTTCTTGTCTATTATTACCCACTTGCTGGGCGGCTGACAATCAGCTCAGAGGGCAAGCTCATTGTGGATTGCACTGGCGAGGGGGCTGTTTTTGTTGAAGCTGAAGCAAACTGTACAATGAAAGAGATAGGAGACATAACAAAGCCCCACCCCGAGACTCTCGGGAAGCTGGTTTATGACATTCCTGGTGCAAAGAACATTTTAGAGATACCACCCCTGGTGGCTCAG GTGACTAAGTTCAAATGTGGAGGATTTGTTCTTGGGCTGTGCATGAATCATTGTATGTTTGATGGTATTGGTGCCATGGAATTTGTAAACTCGTGGGGTGAAACAGCCAGAGGCTTGCCGTTATCTGTCCCTCCATTCCTAGACAGAAGCACACTTAAGGCCCGCAACCCGCCTAAGATAGAGTATCTGCACCAAGAGTTTGCAGAGGTAGAAGACAAGTCCTGCACCGCCGATATTCATAGCGAGGAAACGCTTTACAAGTCCTTCTGTTTCGACCCCGAGAAACTACACCAACTAAAGATGAAAGCCATGGAAAATGGGGTTGTTGACAGATGCACTACATTTGAAGCCCTCTCAGCGTTTGTGTGGAAAGCTAGAACCAAGGCACTGAAGTTTCTGCCAGATCAAGAGACAAAGCTCCTATTTGCTGTCGATGGAAGGCGCAAATTCAACCCGCCACTACCAAAAGGATACTTTGGCAATGGATTCGTGTTGACAAATTCTATGTGCAGATCAGGGGAACTTCTGGAGAAGCCACTGTCATTTGCAGTGGGACGGGTTAAGGATGCGATCAAGATGATCACAGATGACTATATGAGATCCGCCATAGATTACTTTGAAGTGACAAGGGTTAGGCCATCTTTGGCATCCACGCTTTTGATCACCACCTGGTCTAGGCTATCTTTCCACACCACAGACTTCGGATGGGGAGAGCCTGTTCTGTCAGGGCCAGTGGCATTGCCGGAGAAGGAAGTGATTTtgttcttgtctcatgggaaggagaggaaaagcATAAATGTGCTTTTGGGTTTGCCAACTTCTGCCATGAAGATCTTCGAACAACTCGTGCAGATCTAG
- the LOC121249080 gene encoding pollen-specific protein-like At4g18596, whose translation MNLMILFVISSLFLNSLFLGVEPAKPNSQIIVMGFVYCDICSNNSFSRHSYFLPDAEVRIDCKFKAISRKTVEQISISVNRTTNKHGIYKLEIPSVDGIKCAEDSAVVSSCKASLTWISSSSCNIPGYTTTSDQIAIKSKQANLCIYSLNALNFRPSKRDITLCGT comes from the exons ATGAATCTGATGATTCTCTTTGTCATTTCCTCTCTGTTTCTCAATTCACTTTTTCTGGGAGTTGAACCGGCAAAACCCAACTCCCAGATCATTGTAATGGGTTTTGTTTATTGTGACATCTGCTCTAACAACAGCTTCTCCAGACACAGCTACTTCTTACCAG ATGCAGAAGTTAGAATAGACTGCAAATTCAAAGCTATCTCCCGGAAAACCGTAGAACAGATATCAATCTCAGTGAATAGGACTACAAATAAGCATGGAATTTACAAATTGGAAATACCATCGGTTGATGGAATTAAATGCGCAGAAGATTCTGCAGTCGTTTCTTCCTGCAAGGCAAGCTTAACATggatttcatcttcttcatgcAATATTCCTGGTTACACGACCACATCTGATCAAATTgcaatcaaatcaaaacaggCCAATCTCTGCATCTACAGCTTGAATGCGTTGAATTTTAGACCATCCAAGAGAGATATCACTTTATGTGGAACCTAA